Proteins encoded by one window of Micromonospora coxensis:
- a CDS encoding amidohydrolase yields MTSALTLPNGSQLASSWPEAPSGSQPLPFDLDHLLALRVPGLIATRRHIHSHPELSGEEFETAALIARELSLAGLHPRLLPKGNGVICDIDGRPDGPVIALRADIDALPLTDVKDVTYRSTVEGVCHACGHDVHTTVMLGVGMLLAQLKDAGQLDGRVRLIFQPAEEILPCGSLEVIEAGGLEDVVQIFAVHCDPNLPVGKVGLRVGPITAAADNVTVRLTGPGGHTARPHLTVDLVDALGRLVTEVPALVSRRVPANSGLLLVFGHASAGTRYNVIPSEACASGTLRVMDRDTWEQAPKIVAQVVRDVIAPTGATVDLEYLRGRPPVSNDSRAIQVLTAATAAALGPEGIAETPQSMGGEDFSWYLEYVPGALARLGVGRSGPNVDLHRASFDVDERAIPAGVRLMVQTALKALAAARQ; encoded by the coding sequence GTGACGAGTGCGTTGACGCTGCCGAACGGCAGCCAGCTGGCGTCGTCCTGGCCGGAGGCGCCGTCCGGGTCCCAACCCCTGCCATTTGATCTGGATCATCTGCTCGCCCTGCGGGTACCCGGGCTCATCGCCACCCGGCGCCACATCCACTCCCACCCGGAACTCTCCGGTGAGGAGTTCGAGACGGCGGCGCTGATCGCCCGGGAACTCTCCCTGGCGGGCCTGCACCCACGGCTGCTGCCCAAGGGCAACGGGGTCATCTGCGACATCGACGGCCGCCCGGACGGGCCGGTGATCGCGCTCCGCGCCGACATCGACGCGCTGCCGCTGACCGACGTCAAGGACGTGACGTACCGGTCCACGGTGGAGGGTGTCTGCCACGCCTGCGGCCACGACGTGCACACCACGGTGATGCTCGGCGTCGGCATGCTGCTGGCACAGCTCAAGGACGCCGGTCAGCTCGACGGCCGGGTCCGGCTGATCTTCCAGCCGGCGGAGGAGATCCTGCCCTGCGGCTCGCTGGAGGTCATCGAGGCCGGCGGGCTGGAGGACGTGGTCCAGATCTTCGCCGTCCACTGCGACCCGAACCTGCCGGTGGGCAAGGTCGGCCTGCGGGTCGGCCCGATCACCGCCGCGGCCGACAACGTCACCGTCCGGCTCACCGGCCCGGGCGGGCACACCGCCCGCCCGCACCTGACCGTCGACCTGGTCGACGCGCTCGGCCGGCTGGTCACCGAGGTGCCGGCCCTGGTCAGCCGCCGGGTGCCGGCCAACAGCGGGCTGCTGCTGGTCTTCGGCCACGCCTCGGCCGGCACCCGGTACAACGTCATCCCGTCCGAGGCGTGCGCGTCCGGCACCCTGCGGGTGATGGACCGCGACACCTGGGAGCAGGCCCCCAAGATCGTCGCTCAGGTCGTCCGGGACGTGATCGCGCCCACCGGCGCCACCGTCGACCTGGAGTACCTGCGCGGGCGTCCGCCGGTCAGCAACGACTCCCGGGCCATCCAGGTCCTCACCGCCGCCACCGCCGCGGCGCTCGGCCCCGAGGGGATCGCCGAGACGCCGCAGAGCATGGGCGGTGAGGACTTCTCCTGGTACCTGGAGTACGTCCCCGGCGCGCTGGCCCGCCTCGGCGTCGGCCGGTCCGGGCCCAACGTGGACCTGCACCGGGCGTCGTTCGACGTCGACGAGCGGGCCATCCCCGCCGGGGTGCGGCTCATGGTGCAGACCGCGCTGAAGGCACTGGCGGCGGCCCGGCAGTAG
- a CDS encoding DUF4349 domain-containing protein, with amino-acid sequence MTGRTTRRGGVALTALGLAAVLLAGCGAADRSDSAGDSAAQAPAAEAPAGGAPERGGAAEQGKAGAGAPDLRVDQRSIIYTGTMRVQVDDVEGAARRAVTAVTTAGGFVGGDDRRSVAASAQARLELRVPAEKFTALLDELATYGRQQRREVKTEDVTEAVVDLDARIATQRARVESARRLLARATSVSELVTLEREVAEREADLASLEARKKRLADLTALSTITVTFVGKDASTAEEEAETGFMVGLRGGWKVFVASMSILLTVLGAVLPWLLTIGVPVVLVVAVLRRRRRRTAPPPPPATPVGGPHPPTPGGPLPTAPATAGPPPVPSARSAP; translated from the coding sequence ATGACGGGACGGACGACACGGCGCGGGGGCGTGGCCCTCACGGCGCTGGGGCTGGCGGCGGTGCTGCTGGCCGGTTGCGGGGCGGCGGACCGCTCGGATTCGGCGGGCGACTCGGCGGCGCAGGCGCCGGCCGCCGAGGCCCCGGCGGGGGGCGCGCCGGAGCGGGGTGGGGCCGCGGAGCAGGGCAAGGCCGGGGCGGGCGCGCCGGACCTGCGGGTCGACCAGCGGTCGATCATCTACACCGGAACGATGCGGGTGCAGGTCGACGACGTGGAGGGCGCGGCCCGCCGGGCGGTGACCGCGGTGACCACGGCCGGCGGCTTCGTCGGCGGCGACGACCGGCGCAGCGTGGCCGCCAGCGCGCAGGCGCGGCTGGAGCTGCGGGTGCCGGCGGAGAAGTTCACCGCGCTCCTCGACGAGCTGGCCACGTACGGCCGGCAGCAGCGCCGGGAGGTGAAGACGGAGGACGTCACCGAGGCGGTCGTCGACCTGGACGCCCGGATCGCGACCCAGCGGGCCCGGGTGGAGAGCGCCCGCAGGCTGCTGGCCCGGGCCACCTCGGTCTCCGAGCTGGTGACACTGGAGCGGGAGGTGGCCGAGCGGGAGGCCGACCTGGCCTCGCTGGAGGCGAGGAAGAAGCGGCTGGCCGACCTGACCGCGCTCTCCACGATCACGGTGACCTTCGTCGGCAAGGACGCCTCGACCGCGGAGGAGGAGGCCGAGACCGGCTTCATGGTGGGGCTGCGCGGCGGCTGGAAGGTCTTCGTCGCCTCGATGAGCATCCTGCTCACCGTGCTGGGGGCGGTGCTGCCCTGGCTGCTGACGATCGGCGTACCGGTGGTGCTGGTCGTGGCGGTGCTGCGGCGGCGGCGTCGGCGGACCGCGCCACCGCCGCCGCCCGCGACGCCGGTCGGCGGGCCGCACCCGCCGACGCCCGGCGGGCCCCTGCCGACGGCTCCCGCTACTGCCGGGCCGCCGCCAGTGCCTTCAGCGCGGTCTGCACCATGA
- a CDS encoding MBL fold metallo-hydrolase gives MQVTKYAHSCLRVEHDGGVLVVDPGVFSDAASALDGADAVLITHEHPDHVDVAALTRRLEKAPVPVRGPASLAGVLGDAAEALTPVTPGDTFTAAGVPVRVLGGRHAVIHPDIPVVENVGYLLDGRVYHPGDALHVPEDVEVETLFAPIHAPWSKFSEVVDFIRAVAPRRAYALHDGLLNGNGFGILDRQYTALSRTDYQRVEPGTRIDV, from the coding sequence ATGCAGGTCACCAAGTACGCCCACTCCTGCCTCCGGGTCGAGCACGACGGCGGGGTGCTGGTCGTCGACCCGGGCGTGTTCAGCGACGCCGCGTCGGCGCTGGACGGGGCGGACGCGGTGCTGATCACCCACGAGCACCCGGACCACGTCGACGTCGCAGCGCTCACCCGCCGGCTGGAGAAGGCTCCCGTCCCGGTGCGCGGCCCCGCCTCGCTCGCCGGCGTCCTCGGCGACGCGGCCGAGGCGCTCACCCCGGTCACCCCCGGCGACACCTTCACCGCGGCCGGCGTACCGGTCCGCGTCCTCGGCGGCCGGCACGCCGTCATCCACCCCGACATCCCCGTCGTGGAGAACGTCGGCTACCTGCTCGACGGGCGCGTCTATCACCCCGGCGACGCGCTGCACGTCCCCGAGGACGTCGAGGTGGAGACGCTCTTCGCCCCGATCCACGCGCCGTGGTCGAAGTTCTCCGAGGTGGTCGACTTCATCCGGGCGGTCGCCCCGCGCCGCGCGTACGCCCTGCACGACGGGCTGCTCAACGGCAACGGATTCGGCATCCTCGACCGGCAGTACACCGCGCTGTCCCGCACCGACTACCAGCGGGTCGAGCCGGGCACCCGGATCGACGTCTGA
- a CDS encoding SCO6745 family protein — protein MTPEQVAAASKPAVLELGEAFSRCPGTLRRARLLGISGWAFYITGRAGALGDVRAETVAAAIGFIAPEAVADGWDASARVVRPLEVAAANLAECCRWGAQHLDDLPGTPRLAVLLDRVVAAADATGMPLFAAWRAMPVPQHAAGARAAVALLLLREHFTGAYLLAVRAGGMTPLEAVLAGPEGEAGATACGWSPPYPPVGPLVRRRLWAEAVTDRLASTAFRVLRPGEGAELVALLGATRAGLRTGVR, from the coding sequence ATGACCCCGGAGCAGGTGGCGGCCGCCAGCAAACCGGCCGTGCTCGAACTGGGGGAGGCGTTCAGCCGCTGCCCCGGCACGTTGCGCCGGGCCCGGCTGCTCGGCATCTCCGGCTGGGCCTTCTACATCACCGGGCGGGCCGGCGCGCTCGGCGACGTCCGCGCCGAGACCGTCGCCGCCGCGATCGGCTTCATCGCCCCCGAGGCGGTCGCCGACGGCTGGGACGCCTCCGCCCGGGTGGTCCGGCCGCTGGAGGTGGCCGCCGCCAACCTCGCCGAGTGCTGCCGCTGGGGCGCCCAGCACCTCGACGACCTGCCCGGCACGCCCCGGCTGGCGGTGCTGCTGGATCGGGTCGTCGCCGCCGCGGACGCCACCGGGATGCCGCTCTTCGCCGCCTGGCGGGCGATGCCGGTGCCGCAGCACGCCGCCGGGGCCCGGGCGGCGGTGGCGTTGCTGCTGCTGCGCGAGCACTTCACCGGGGCGTACCTGCTGGCGGTGCGGGCCGGCGGGATGACCCCGCTGGAGGCGGTGCTGGCCGGGCCGGAGGGGGAGGCCGGGGCGACCGCCTGCGGCTGGTCCCCGCCGTACCCGCCGGTCGGGCCGCTGGTGCGGCGGCGGCTCTGGGCCGAGGCGGTGACCGACCGGCTGGCCTCGACCGCGTTCCGGGTGCTCCGGCCGGGGGAGGGCGCGGAACTGGTCGCGCTCCTCGGCGCCACCCGGGCCGGGCTGCGCACCGGCGTCCGATAA
- a CDS encoding GNAT family N-acetyltransferase: MTLPAGWTARRPTLDDVPAILAVVHAADTFAVGHPDFDAEDVEAALTAPFFDPTRDSWLAEDPDGRVVGCTLIDNPTGVGREFVEVYVDPERGAAVRAPLLARVLDRIAERAAERGLPALTARTTVFAPETRWAAELAEAGFTRVKRYVRMTRPLAGLPAEPPPPPGVDVRPLRADDEADLRLFHRIFDTAFRDTPDYEPVGFDQWREQLPRYAKVWDEWFVAEVDGEPAGALQSSDQALDQDTGWVRTLSVLPAYRRRGVGAALLRRAFTVYAAKGRAAAGLGVDLTNPTSPATLYRSVGLREERWTDMYERSVPAAGV, translated from the coding sequence GTGACCCTTCCCGCCGGCTGGACCGCCCGCCGCCCCACCCTGGACGACGTGCCGGCGATCCTCGCCGTGGTGCACGCCGCCGACACCTTCGCCGTCGGCCACCCGGACTTCGACGCCGAGGACGTCGAGGCAGCGCTGACCGCGCCCTTCTTCGACCCGACCCGCGACTCCTGGCTGGCCGAAGACCCGGACGGCCGGGTCGTCGGCTGCACCCTGATCGACAACCCGACCGGCGTGGGCCGGGAGTTCGTCGAGGTCTACGTCGACCCCGAGCGGGGCGCGGCGGTGCGCGCGCCGCTGCTCGCCCGGGTCCTCGACCGGATCGCCGAACGCGCCGCCGAGCGGGGCCTGCCGGCGCTGACCGCCCGGACCACCGTCTTCGCCCCGGAGACCCGCTGGGCGGCGGAGCTGGCCGAGGCCGGCTTCACCCGGGTGAAGAGGTACGTACGGATGACCCGCCCGCTGGCCGGGCTGCCCGCCGAGCCGCCGCCCCCGCCGGGGGTGGACGTGCGGCCGTTGCGCGCCGACGACGAGGCCGACCTGCGCCTGTTCCACCGGATCTTCGACACCGCGTTCCGGGACACCCCGGACTACGAGCCGGTCGGCTTCGACCAGTGGCGCGAGCAGCTGCCCCGCTACGCCAAGGTCTGGGACGAGTGGTTCGTCGCCGAGGTCGACGGCGAGCCGGCCGGGGCCCTGCAGTCCTCCGACCAGGCGCTCGACCAGGACACCGGCTGGGTGCGCACGCTGTCGGTGCTGCCCGCGTACCGGCGGCGCGGGGTGGGCGCGGCGCTGCTGCGGCGGGCCTTCACCGTCTACGCGGCGAAGGGCCGCGCCGCCGCCGGCCTGGGCGTGGACCTGACCAACCCGACCTCACCGGCGACCCTCTACCGCTCGGTGGGGCTGCGCGAGGAACGCTGGACCGACATGTACGAGCGGAGCGTCCCCGCCGCCGGTGTGTGA
- a CDS encoding gamma-glutamylcyclotransferase codes for MRHYAAYGSNLDPARMRAYCPHSPMVGIGWLEGWRLTFAGEDVIGWEGSVSTVVESPGDRVFVALYDIHPYDAAQLDEIEGVTAGTYRKLHVRVSTLDGDVTAWIYVFDGYEGGLPTSWYLSEIANAAEKAGAPDDYVSELRSRPTGTASA; via the coding sequence GTGCGTCACTACGCCGCCTACGGCTCAAACCTGGACCCCGCCCGGATGCGCGCCTACTGTCCGCATTCGCCGATGGTGGGCATCGGCTGGCTGGAGGGCTGGCGACTGACCTTCGCGGGCGAGGACGTGATCGGCTGGGAGGGCTCCGTCAGCACCGTCGTCGAGTCCCCGGGCGACCGGGTCTTCGTGGCGCTGTACGACATCCACCCGTACGACGCCGCGCAGCTCGACGAGATCGAGGGCGTGACCGCCGGCACGTACCGCAAGCTGCACGTACGGGTCTCGACCCTGGACGGGGACGTGACCGCGTGGATCTACGTCTTCGACGGCTACGAGGGCGGCCTGCCGACCTCCTGGTACCTGTCGGAGATCGCGAACGCGGCCGAGAAGGCCGGCGCGCCGGACGACTACGTCAGCGAACTGCGCTCCCGCCCCACCGGCACCGCGTCGGCCTAG
- a CDS encoding NAD(P)H-quinone dehydrogenase, with the protein MSRIVIIGGGPAGYEAALVAAQLDADVTVVEAEGAGGACVLSDCVPSKTFIASSEVVTGYRDTEEFGVHSDGLEAVTVDARTVHDRVKRLALVQSADIHAKLVKAGVTFVAGTARLGEDTLGHTHRVVVTPADGGGEYSIAASTVLVATGATPRQLPTAVPDGERILTWRQVYDLPELPEHLIVVGSGVTGAEFASAYLAMGVQVTLVSSRDRVMPHEDADAAMAIERVFRNRGMSILNNSRADAVRRTDDGVEVELSDGRVVSGSHALIAVGSIPNTAGLGLAEYGVELAKGGYVTVDRVSRTNVPGIYAAGDCTGVLPLASVAAMQGRIAMWHALGEAVRPLRLRTVAANVFTDPELATVGVSQDEVDAGKVPARQVMLPLSGNARAKMDDLADGFVKLFCRPASGQVIGGVVVAPKASELILPITMAVENNLTVNELAQTITIYPSLSGSITEAARQLMLHELE; encoded by the coding sequence GTGAGCCGGATAGTGATCATCGGCGGAGGGCCGGCCGGCTACGAGGCGGCTCTGGTCGCCGCGCAACTGGACGCCGACGTGACCGTGGTGGAGGCCGAGGGGGCCGGCGGCGCCTGCGTGCTGTCCGACTGCGTCCCGTCGAAGACCTTCATCGCCAGCTCGGAGGTGGTCACCGGCTACCGGGACACCGAGGAGTTCGGGGTGCACTCCGACGGGCTGGAGGCCGTGACGGTCGACGCCCGTACGGTCCACGACCGGGTGAAGCGGCTCGCCCTGGTGCAGTCCGCCGACATCCACGCCAAGCTCGTGAAGGCCGGGGTCACCTTCGTCGCCGGCACCGCCCGGCTGGGTGAGGACACGCTCGGTCACACCCACCGGGTGGTCGTCACCCCGGCCGACGGTGGCGGTGAGTACTCGATCGCCGCCTCGACCGTCCTGGTCGCCACCGGCGCCACCCCGCGCCAGCTCCCCACCGCCGTCCCGGACGGCGAGCGGATCCTCACCTGGCGACAGGTGTACGACCTGCCCGAGCTGCCCGAGCACCTGATCGTGGTCGGCTCCGGCGTCACCGGCGCCGAGTTCGCCAGCGCCTACCTGGCCATGGGCGTTCAGGTCACCCTGGTCTCCAGCCGGGACCGGGTGATGCCGCACGAGGACGCCGACGCCGCCATGGCGATCGAGCGGGTGTTCCGCAACCGGGGGATGAGCATCCTCAACAACTCCCGGGCGGACGCGGTCCGGCGCACCGACGACGGGGTCGAGGTCGAACTCTCCGACGGTCGGGTGGTGTCCGGCTCGCACGCCCTGATCGCCGTCGGCTCGATCCCGAACACCGCCGGCCTGGGCCTGGCCGAGTACGGCGTCGAGCTGGCCAAGGGCGGCTACGTCACCGTCGACCGGGTGTCGCGCACCAACGTCCCCGGCATCTACGCCGCCGGCGACTGCACCGGGGTGCTGCCGCTGGCCAGTGTCGCCGCCATGCAGGGCCGGATCGCGATGTGGCACGCCCTCGGCGAGGCGGTCCGCCCGCTGCGGCTGCGTACCGTCGCGGCGAACGTCTTCACCGACCCGGAGCTGGCCACCGTCGGCGTCTCCCAGGACGAGGTGGACGCCGGCAAGGTGCCCGCCCGCCAGGTGATGCTGCCGCTGTCGGGCAACGCCCGGGCGAAGATGGACGACCTGGCCGACGGCTTCGTGAAGCTGTTCTGCCGGCCGGCCAGCGGCCAGGTGATCGGCGGCGTGGTGGTGGCGCCGAAGGCGAGCGAGCTGATCCTGCCGATCACCATGGCGGTGGAGAACAACCTGACCGTCAACGAGCTGGCCCAGACCATCACGATCTACCCGTCGCTGTCCGGCTCGATCACCGAGGCGGCCCGTCAGCTCATGCTGCACGAGCTGGAGTGA
- a CDS encoding NAD(P)H-binding protein — protein MILVTGATGTVGRAVVSVLVARGERVRAVTRNPSTAGLPAEVEVVAADLAEPASLAPHLAGVDAVFLVWPFTDPAVARTTAPEVTRMIAAHGARIVYLSAPGADQPESSWGLVERAVEASGAEWTFLRPVGFAANTLGWADQIRAGDTVRWPYGGAARSLVHERDLAEAAVVALTSDGHAGARYLLSGPAALTQEEQVRVIGRAIGRELRWTDMPVEEARVMLSAAFGDPDFADAALAGWAAFVDHPEQVTDTVERLTGRPARTYAQWAAEHAADFR, from the coding sequence ATGATCCTGGTGACGGGGGCGACCGGCACGGTCGGCCGGGCGGTGGTGTCGGTGCTGGTGGCCCGCGGTGAGCGGGTCCGCGCGGTGACCCGGAACCCGTCGACCGCGGGGCTGCCGGCGGAGGTGGAGGTGGTGGCCGCCGACCTCGCCGAACCGGCGTCGCTCGCGCCGCACCTGGCCGGGGTGGACGCGGTCTTCCTGGTCTGGCCGTTCACCGATCCGGCGGTGGCCCGGACGACCGCGCCCGAGGTGACCCGCATGATCGCGGCCCACGGAGCCCGGATCGTGTACCTCTCCGCGCCCGGCGCCGATCAGCCGGAGTCGTCCTGGGGGCTCGTGGAACGGGCCGTCGAGGCATCCGGCGCGGAGTGGACCTTCCTGCGTCCGGTCGGCTTCGCCGCGAACACGCTCGGCTGGGCGGACCAGATCCGCGCCGGCGACACGGTGCGCTGGCCCTACGGGGGCGCAGCCCGGTCGCTCGTGCACGAACGGGACCTCGCCGAGGCTGCCGTCGTCGCGTTGACGTCGGACGGTCACGCCGGGGCCCGCTACCTGCTCAGCGGACCGGCGGCCCTGACCCAGGAGGAGCAGGTACGCGTCATCGGCCGGGCGATCGGCCGGGAGCTGCGCTGGACCGACATGCCCGTCGAGGAGGCCCGGGTGATGCTCTCCGCCGCCTTCGGCGACCCGGACTTCGCCGACGCGGCCCTGGCCGGTTGGGCCGCGTTCGTGGACCACCCCGAGCAGGTCACCGACACCGTCGAGCGGCTCACCGGCCGCCCCGCCCGCACCTACGCGCAGTGGGCCGCCGAGCACGCCGCCGACTTCCGGTGA
- a CDS encoding DUF998 domain-containing protein, with protein MRDDRTNGLLALGGIALAATLAVIGHVEVNDDLNPWSLTVSDFAVSDRGGVIDVAMVVLAAASAHLSPALRGARRPRVAGLLLAAWIGGLLLAAVVPTNEPGLPMDTAAYVHRYASVAAFLALPLAGWLLADRLGGPAAGRLRVLAVTSLLLAGAMVWSAYPGDRVLLGLAERLLILAEVASLVVVAVALAARPPSRRVARS; from the coding sequence ATGCGTGACGACCGGACGAACGGCCTGCTGGCCCTCGGCGGGATCGCCCTGGCGGCGACGCTGGCGGTGATCGGGCATGTCGAGGTGAACGACGACCTGAACCCCTGGTCGCTGACCGTCAGCGACTTCGCCGTCTCCGACCGGGGCGGCGTCATCGACGTGGCGATGGTGGTGCTCGCCGCCGCCAGCGCCCACCTGTCCCCCGCGCTGCGCGGCGCCCGCCGTCCCCGGGTCGCCGGGCTGCTGCTCGCCGCCTGGATCGGCGGGCTGCTGCTGGCCGCCGTGGTGCCGACGAACGAACCCGGCCTGCCCATGGACACCGCCGCGTACGTGCACCGCTACGCCTCGGTGGCGGCCTTCCTCGCCCTGCCGCTCGCCGGCTGGCTGCTCGCCGACCGTCTGGGCGGACCCGCCGCGGGCCGGCTGCGCGTCCTCGCCGTCACCAGTCTGCTGTTGGCCGGGGCGATGGTCTGGTCCGCGTACCCCGGGGACCGGGTGCTGCTCGGCCTCGCCGAGCGGCTGCTGATCCTCGCCGAGGTCGCGTCGCTCGTCGTGGTCGCGGTCGCCCTGGCCGCCCGGCCGCCGAGCCGGCGGGTCGCTCGATCTTGA
- a CDS encoding DedA family protein, which produces MPELLTEMASPQWAYLALLGLLIADAFVPVVPTQVVMITGGALTVYGGLSLPLTIGVGALGVFTGDLACYLLGRSAPGRRTPRHAEPTRARRMAGRVTRGLRRPGPLVILLCRFVPGGRMAACFSAGRSRYPWRLFLLYEALAATGWAAYGGLVGHLGGAALTESAWQLAVIAGAAAVGFAAAGWAMTVLGDRVRPQVPVD; this is translated from the coding sequence GTGCCCGAACTTCTCACTGAGATGGCGTCGCCGCAGTGGGCGTACCTCGCGCTGCTGGGCCTGCTGATCGCCGACGCCTTCGTGCCGGTCGTCCCCACCCAGGTCGTCATGATCACCGGTGGCGCGCTCACCGTCTACGGCGGGCTGAGCCTGCCCCTGACCATCGGCGTCGGCGCCCTCGGCGTCTTCACCGGCGACCTCGCCTGCTACCTGCTGGGGCGCAGCGCCCCAGGCCGCCGCACGCCCCGGCACGCCGAGCCGACCCGGGCCCGCCGGATGGCCGGACGGGTCACCCGGGGACTGCGTCGCCCCGGCCCGCTGGTCATCCTGCTCTGCCGCTTCGTGCCCGGCGGCCGGATGGCGGCCTGCTTCTCCGCCGGCCGCAGCCGCTACCCCTGGCGGCTCTTCCTCCTCTACGAGGCCCTCGCCGCGACGGGCTGGGCGGCGTACGGCGGGCTGGTCGGGCATCTCGGTGGCGCGGCCCTGACCGAGTCGGCCTGGCAGCTGGCGGTGATCGCGGGCGCGGCGGCGGTCGGGTTCGCGGCGGCCGGCTGGGCGATGACGGTGCTGGGCGACCGCGTCCGCCCCCAGGTCCCGGTCGACTGA
- the thrS gene encoding threonine--tRNA ligase, whose amino-acid sequence MIDHRRLGRELDLFVSDPLAGAGLPIWLPAGAAARHAVEEYVRELERRAGYRHVYSPPLGKRELFELSGHLGYFADDMFPPLRLSADDEFVLRPALCPHHALVYRARGRSYRELPLRVAELGGMYRAERSGVLGGLSRVRAISLNDAHNFCALDQVGAEVREVLGLIRQAHAALGVRSAGFRLSLRGPGEKYVGDDAQWARAEDLLRAALDGVQFTEAPGEAAFYGPKIDVQILDAAGRESTIATVQLDFDKPERFDLSYTDSDGARRRPVMVHRSLVGSMERLFAYLIEVHQGAFPAWYAPVQLVVLPVDAGQADAAEELAHRALDAGLRVEVDHAGSLGARVRDATRRKVPYVGVVGAREAADGSVALRLRDGRGPDPLPVADALRLIGRVVAERSADLLPAG is encoded by the coding sequence ATGATCGACCACCGCAGGCTCGGCCGGGAGCTGGACCTGTTCGTCTCCGACCCGCTCGCCGGGGCCGGGCTGCCGATCTGGCTGCCGGCCGGCGCCGCCGCCCGGCACGCGGTCGAGGAGTACGTCCGGGAGTTGGAGCGCCGGGCCGGCTACCGGCACGTCTACTCCCCGCCCCTGGGCAAACGGGAACTGTTCGAACTCTCCGGGCACCTCGGCTACTTCGCCGACGACATGTTCCCGCCGCTGCGGCTCTCCGCCGACGACGAGTTCGTGCTGCGGCCGGCGCTCTGCCCGCACCACGCGCTGGTGTACCGGGCCCGGGGCCGCTCCTACCGGGAGCTGCCGCTGCGCGTCGCCGAGCTGGGCGGGATGTACCGGGCGGAACGCTCGGGCGTGCTGGGCGGGCTGTCCCGGGTGCGCGCCATCTCGCTGAACGACGCGCACAACTTCTGCGCCCTGGACCAGGTGGGCGCGGAGGTCCGGGAGGTCCTGGGGCTGATCCGCCAGGCGCACGCCGCGCTCGGCGTCCGGTCGGCCGGGTTCCGGCTGTCGCTGCGCGGGCCGGGCGAGAAGTACGTCGGCGACGACGCGCAGTGGGCGCGGGCCGAGGACCTGCTGCGCGCCGCGCTCGACGGGGTGCAGTTCACCGAGGCCCCCGGGGAGGCCGCCTTCTACGGCCCGAAGATCGACGTCCAGATCCTCGACGCCGCCGGGCGGGAGTCCACCATCGCCACCGTGCAGCTCGACTTCGACAAGCCGGAGCGGTTCGACCTGTCGTACACCGACTCCGACGGCGCCCGACGGCGGCCGGTGATGGTGCACCGCAGCCTGGTCGGCAGCATGGAACGCCTCTTCGCCTACCTGATCGAGGTGCACCAGGGCGCCTTCCCGGCGTGGTACGCCCCGGTGCAGCTGGTGGTGCTCCCGGTCGACGCCGGGCAGGCCGACGCGGCGGAGGAACTGGCCCACCGGGCGCTCGACGCCGGGCTGCGGGTCGAGGTCGACCACGCCGGCTCGCTGGGCGCCCGGGTCCGCGACGCGACCCGCCGCAAGGTCCCGTACGTCGGGGTGGTCGGTGCCCGGGAGGCGGCCGACGGGTCGGTGGCCCTGCGCCTGCGCGACGGTCGTGGCCCGGACCCGCTGCCGGTCGCGGACGCCCTGCGGCTGATCGGCCGGGTCGTCGCCGAGCGCTCGGCCGACCTGCTGCCGGCCGGTTGA